A single Prochlorococcus marinus XMU1410 DNA region contains:
- the rpoD gene encoding RNA polymerase sigma factor RpoD: protein MCPVAAESKNSKPSSKKKINKKINTNLETVVEEDSNKNNQTLQTSAKLNESNIENNNNEFSDSEEEDKGLGNIKLGPKGIYTEDSIRVYLQEIGRIRLLRPDEEIELARKIADLLQLEELATQYESEKGHFPSVREWAELIDMPLPKFRRRLLLGRRAKEKMVQSNLRLVVSIAKKYMNRGLSFQDLIQEGSLGLIRAAEKFDHEKGYKFSTYATWWIRQAITRAIADQSRTIRLPVHLYETISRIKKTTKVLSQEFGRKPSEEEIAESMEMTIEKLRFIAKSAQLPISLETPIGKEEDSRLGDFIEADIENPEQDVSKTLLREDLEGVLATLSPRERDVLRLRYGIDDGRMKTLEEIGQIFDVTRERIRQIEAKALRKLRHPNRNGVLKEYIK, encoded by the coding sequence ATGTGTCCAGTCGCAGCAGAATCAAAGAATTCCAAGCCTAGTTCAAAAAAAAAGATCAATAAAAAAATTAATACAAATTTAGAAACAGTAGTTGAAGAAGATAGTAATAAAAATAATCAAACTTTACAGACATCTGCTAAGTTAAACGAAAGCAATATTGAAAATAACAATAATGAATTTAGTGATTCTGAAGAAGAGGATAAAGGGCTCGGGAATATAAAGCTTGGGCCAAAAGGTATCTACACTGAAGATTCAATAAGAGTTTATCTCCAAGAAATTGGAAGAATTAGACTTTTAAGACCAGATGAAGAAATTGAGCTTGCAAGAAAAATTGCTGACTTACTCCAATTAGAAGAGCTAGCAACTCAATATGAGTCAGAAAAAGGGCATTTCCCATCGGTAAGAGAATGGGCCGAGTTAATAGATATGCCTCTTCCTAAATTTAGAAGAAGACTTCTCTTAGGGCGCAGAGCTAAAGAAAAAATGGTTCAATCAAATTTAAGATTAGTTGTTTCCATTGCTAAAAAATATATGAACAGAGGTTTATCATTTCAAGATTTAATCCAAGAAGGAAGTTTGGGTTTAATTAGGGCAGCCGAAAAATTCGACCATGAAAAAGGTTATAAGTTCTCTACATATGCAACTTGGTGGATTCGCCAAGCTATTACAAGAGCAATTGCGGATCAAAGTAGAACTATTAGATTGCCAGTTCACTTATACGAGACAATATCCAGAATTAAAAAAACCACAAAAGTTCTTAGCCAAGAATTTGGCAGGAAACCTAGTGAAGAAGAAATTGCAGAGAGTATGGAAATGACAATCGAAAAATTAAGATTTATAGCTAAAAGTGCGCAACTTCCTATTTCTTTAGAAACTCCAATAGGGAAAGAAGAAGACTCAAGACTAGGAGACTTTATAGAGGCTGATATAGAAAATCCAGAGCAAGATGTTTCTAAAACTTTACTAAGAGAAGATTTGGAAGGAGTATTAGCCACTCTTAGTCCAAGAGAAAGAGATGTTCTCAGATTGAGATATGGAATTGATGATGGAAGAATGAAAACTCTTGAAGAAATTGGCCAGATTTTTGATGTGACGAGAGAAAGAATTAGACAAATAGAGGCAAAAGCCCTAAGAAAACTTAGACATCCAAATCGAAATGGGGTTTTAAAAGAATATATAAAATAA
- the priA gene encoding replication restart helicase PriA, whose protein sequence is MKPASNQLLNISYKLEILLDIGSSNESFYYLDGNNLGAEVGDIVGVRLRGRLLNGLVISKKDFSTINNDESNITGGKSIRYLSVESILQKKIIDESWRELMDSLASFYMVSNLKMFKTAFPPGWIGKYKKFSKGLKDQIWIETKKEFDIKKNRLTKKEFFLMDTLSKKGNWQSELIKSGFNYTLIKSMVSKNYLAKSKRKKNINSKLNSFLKDHIATKKPNLTNEQKIAFQEFQTMKPGDALLLWGETGSGKTEVYIRIAEDQFLKKKSCLILAPEIGLIPQLIDRFSRRFNNVVYEYHSNCSPDHRTLVWKKIINANEPLIVIGTRSAVFLPIKNLGLIIMDEEHDVSYKQDSPMPCYDAREIAIEIVKRNSAKLIFGSATPSMKTWKKCIFERNFKLVRMIQRISSNETPEIKIIDMRDEFKKGNMKIFSNELLQLLPQLHLKKEQAIILIPRRGHSGFLSCRNCGYLINCPNCDVPLSVHLGSQGKKWLRCHWCDHKSRLINCCPDCHSTAFKPFGIGTQRVIEFLNEEFPDLRVLRFDRDTTSGKDGHRDILSKFSKGDADILVGTQMLAKGIDIPNITLSVVIAADGLLHRPDISAEEKSLQLFLQVAGRAGRAQKKGKVIFQTYKPNHPVISYLQKRDYERFLIENSRLRKNANLFPFCTICLLKLSGENYELTESTAIKLAKYLVSFCKKKNWKLIGPAPSLIAKVGKKFRWQILIHGPEGTKIPLPDRSILWKLIPKNVFLTIDVNPAEL, encoded by the coding sequence TTGAAGCCGGCAAGTAATCAGTTATTAAATATCTCCTATAAATTGGAAATTTTGCTTGATATAGGTAGTAGTAATGAAAGCTTTTACTATTTAGATGGAAATAATCTTGGAGCAGAAGTTGGAGATATTGTAGGTGTGAGACTAAGGGGGAGATTATTGAATGGGTTGGTGATCTCCAAAAAAGACTTTTCGACAATCAATAATGATGAATCAAATATTACTGGAGGAAAAAGTATAAGATATTTGTCTGTTGAAAGTATTTTGCAGAAAAAAATAATTGATGAATCTTGGAGAGAATTGATGGACTCCCTAGCCTCTTTTTATATGGTTAGTAATTTAAAAATGTTTAAAACTGCATTTCCTCCTGGCTGGATTGGTAAATATAAAAAATTCTCTAAAGGTTTAAAAGATCAAATATGGATTGAAACTAAAAAAGAATTTGATATTAAGAAAAATAGATTAACCAAAAAAGAATTTTTTTTAATGGATACTTTATCTAAAAAAGGTAATTGGCAAAGTGAATTAATAAAGTCTGGTTTTAATTACACTCTAATTAAATCAATGGTCAGTAAAAATTATCTTGCTAAATCTAAAAGAAAAAAAAATATAAATAGTAAATTAAATTCCTTTTTAAAAGATCATATCGCAACGAAAAAACCAAATCTTACAAATGAGCAAAAAATTGCATTTCAAGAATTTCAAACAATGAAACCAGGAGATGCATTACTTCTTTGGGGCGAAACAGGTTCAGGTAAAACAGAAGTGTATATTAGAATTGCTGAAGATCAATTTCTTAAGAAAAAAAGTTGTTTGATACTAGCCCCAGAAATTGGATTAATTCCTCAACTTATTGATAGGTTTAGTAGGCGATTTAATAATGTCGTTTACGAATATCATAGTAATTGTTCTCCGGATCATAGAACTTTAGTTTGGAAGAAAATTATTAATGCTAATGAACCTTTAATAGTAATAGGTACAAGGTCGGCAGTTTTTCTTCCAATCAAAAATCTGGGATTAATAATAATGGATGAAGAACATGATGTTTCTTATAAGCAAGATAGTCCTATGCCTTGCTATGACGCTAGAGAGATTGCTATTGAAATAGTAAAAAGGAATTCTGCAAAGTTAATTTTTGGGAGTGCAACCCCATCAATGAAGACTTGGAAAAAGTGTATTTTTGAAAGGAATTTTAAATTGGTAAGAATGATTCAAAGGATATCCAGTAATGAGACTCCTGAAATAAAAATTATTGATATGCGGGATGAGTTCAAAAAGGGAAATATGAAAATTTTTTCCAATGAATTATTACAATTGCTTCCTCAACTACACTTAAAAAAAGAGCAAGCAATAATTTTGATCCCTAGGAGGGGGCATAGTGGATTTTTAAGTTGTAGAAATTGCGGATATTTAATAAATTGCCCCAACTGTGACGTTCCTTTATCAGTTCATCTCGGATCACAAGGAAAAAAATGGTTAAGGTGTCATTGGTGTGATCATAAATCAAGATTGATCAATTGTTGCCCAGATTGTCATTCAACTGCTTTCAAACCTTTTGGAATTGGTACGCAAAGGGTAATAGAGTTTTTAAATGAAGAATTTCCTGACTTAAGAGTACTTCGCTTTGATAGAGATACAACTTCAGGAAAGGATGGTCATAGAGATATTCTTTCAAAGTTTTCTAAAGGTGATGCTGATATTCTTGTCGGTACTCAGATGTTGGCAAAAGGTATTGACATCCCCAATATTACTCTTTCAGTAGTTATTGCAGCAGATGGATTACTTCATCGCCCAGATATTTCAGCAGAAGAAAAATCATTACAATTGTTTTTGCAAGTAGCAGGAAGGGCCGGCAGGGCACAAAAAAAAGGGAAAGTAATTTTTCAAACATATAAACCTAACCACCCGGTGATTTCGTATCTTCAAAAAAGAGATTATGAAAGATTCTTAATTGAAAACTCGAGATTGAGAAAGAATGCTAATTTATTTCCATTTTGCACAATTTGCCTTCTTAAATTATCAGGTGAAAATTATGAATTAACTGAGTCAACTGCAATAAAATTAGCAAAATACCTAGTCAGTTTTTGTAAGAAAAAGAACTGGAAATTAATTGGTCCTGCCCCTAGTTTAATAGCTAAAGTCGGTAAAAAATTTAGATGGCAGATATTAATACATGGTCCTGAAGGAACAAAGATACCTTTACCTGATAGATCAATATTATGGAAACTTATACCAAAAAATGTTTTTTTAACAATAGATGTTAATCCAGCAGAATTGTAA
- a CDS encoding DUF3153 domain-containing protein: MKTYEQVLEKVELALAKGEYHYCIKFLLPIIESFPLSSKEGVNLRTILITALCGINKREEAKRFCKELLKSYDNKTRENAIYLMEVIDSPDIKKPENWNVQFESDPSLNKKSLDSLRKKREVLKKKKFINVTETPTGETKPFQKGFSLIIFLILILLIPLLSGCVKIEDTLDLSELDSITNNLVIESKYIKKFPWQLKFEEKMKDIFPDAEIEQDESTFSLKHKNLNLEDTKQVLKITQNTAGELAGESTNIEINTAQKNFIFFKKYFYRLDLDLNSIKGIDNLELIFKIIHPNKAILTNKNNSNLEITKNLIIWDLNQGQINSLEFSFWSLNKLLIGISIILIIIILAYLLRFYRFKLGSDLPQLPSK; this comes from the coding sequence ATGAAAACTTATGAGCAAGTTTTAGAAAAAGTAGAACTTGCTTTAGCTAAAGGTGAGTATCATTATTGCATTAAATTTCTTTTGCCCATAATCGAATCATTTCCTTTATCAAGCAAAGAGGGAGTAAATTTAAGAACAATCTTAATTACTGCTCTATGTGGTATCAATAAAAGGGAGGAGGCTAAAAGGTTTTGTAAAGAACTTCTAAAATCTTACGATAATAAGACGAGAGAAAATGCAATATATTTGATGGAAGTTATAGACTCTCCTGACATTAAAAAGCCAGAAAATTGGAACGTACAGTTTGAAAGCGACCCATCACTCAATAAAAAATCTCTTGACTCACTGCGCAAAAAAAGAGAAGTATTGAAGAAAAAAAAATTTATTAATGTAACTGAGACACCTACTGGTGAAACAAAACCCTTTCAGAAAGGCTTTTCACTGATCATTTTTTTAATACTAATATTATTAATTCCACTTTTAAGTGGCTGCGTAAAAATTGAGGATACCCTTGATCTTAGTGAACTTGATTCAATAACTAATAATTTAGTGATAGAGAGTAAATACATAAAGAAATTTCCTTGGCAATTAAAATTTGAAGAGAAGATGAAAGATATTTTTCCTGACGCAGAAATTGAACAAGACGAATCAACCTTTTCTTTGAAACATAAAAATCTCAATTTAGAGGATACAAAGCAAGTTCTTAAAATCACCCAAAATACAGCTGGAGAGTTAGCGGGAGAATCAACAAATATAGAAATTAATACTGCTCAAAAAAACTTCATTTTTTTTAAAAAATACTTTTACAGGTTAGATTTGGATCTAAATTCTATTAAAGGCATTGATAATTTAGAACTCATTTTCAAAATTATTCACCCCAATAAAGCTATCCTTACCAATAAAAATAATTCAAATTTAGAAATCACAAAAAATCTAATAATTTGGGATTTAAATCAAGGGCAGATAAATAGTCTTGAATTTTCTTTCTGGAGCCTTAACAAACTCTTGATTGGGATATCTATTATTTTAATTATTATAATTTTAGCCTATTTATTAAGATTCTATAGATTTAAACTAGGTTCAGATTTACCTCAACTTCCATCAAAGTAA
- the argB gene encoding acetylglutamate kinase codes for MNDSQRVSILSEALPYIQSFSGRKIVIKYGGSVMENDNLKNAFFRDIALLSTVGVCPIVIHGGGPEINNWLKKLEISPKFENGLRITDQKTMEIVEMVLMGRVNKQIVKGINKTGSLAVGISGLDGNLIQSRELGDGSHGLVGEVTKINPEILDPLISKGYIPIISSIGSTLEGISHNINADFVAGEIAAAINAEKLILLTDTQGILKEKDNKNSLVEKTNLKQARDLIDKKIVTEGMIPKTECCIRALAQGVKAAHIIDGRIEHSLLLEIFTNSGIGTMIVA; via the coding sequence ATGAATGATTCTCAAAGAGTATCAATATTAAGCGAAGCACTTCCATATATACAAAGTTTCTCAGGTAGAAAAATTGTTATAAAGTATGGTGGTTCTGTTATGGAGAATGATAATTTAAAAAATGCTTTTTTTAGAGACATTGCACTTTTATCAACCGTTGGGGTTTGTCCGATAGTAATTCATGGAGGTGGACCAGAGATTAATAATTGGTTAAAGAAATTAGAAATATCTCCTAAATTCGAAAATGGATTAAGAATTACTGATCAAAAAACAATGGAAATTGTCGAGATGGTTCTAATGGGTAGAGTTAACAAACAAATTGTAAAAGGGATTAATAAAACTGGATCTTTAGCCGTGGGGATATCAGGTCTTGATGGCAACTTAATTCAATCTAGAGAACTAGGAGATGGGAGTCATGGGTTAGTGGGAGAGGTTACAAAAATCAATCCTGAAATATTAGATCCTCTTATTTCTAAAGGATACATCCCAATTATTTCTAGCATTGGATCAACCTTGGAGGGTATTTCCCATAACATTAATGCAGATTTTGTTGCTGGAGAAATTGCTGCTGCTATAAATGCAGAAAAACTTATTCTTCTTACTGATACTCAAGGGATTTTAAAAGAAAAAGATAACAAAAATAGTCTTGTTGAAAAAACTAATCTCAAACAGGCAAGAGATTTAATTGATAAAAAAATTGTGACTGAAGGTATGATTCCAAAGACAGAATGCTGTATAAGAGCTTTAGCCCAAGGAGTCAAAGCAGCTCACATAATTGATGGAAGAATAGAACATTCATTACTTCTTGAGATTTTTACAAATTCCGGAATAGGTACAATGATAGTCGCCTAA
- a CDS encoding DUF2854 domain-containing protein, whose amino-acid sequence MKKYLSPGNLIVTAGGILAFVGMTAYFTDSVNLSVPTFFYGVPIFLIGLGLKTSEIPPVELFDKTNFATNKFNRPKELTALVKDVTRWRYGIKAHLESSLESLNLWDEDNPPQLKEIEEITKEEKNGLRMRFELNAVPLEKWIEKQERLNRFFVKGLESEFIIVDNKKEFDFILFY is encoded by the coding sequence ATGAAGAAATACTTATCGCCTGGAAACTTAATCGTAACCGCTGGGGGTATATTAGCTTTTGTTGGAATGACTGCTTATTTTACAGACTCAGTGAATTTAAGTGTACCTACTTTTTTTTATGGAGTACCTATTTTCCTAATTGGCTTAGGCTTAAAGACTTCCGAAATACCTCCTGTAGAGTTATTTGACAAGACAAATTTTGCGACAAATAAATTTAATAGACCAAAAGAACTAACAGCATTAGTTAAAGATGTTACAAGATGGAGGTATGGGATAAAAGCTCATCTTGAATCGTCATTAGAATCTTTAAATTTGTGGGACGAAGATAACCCCCCTCAATTAAAAGAAATAGAGGAAATTACAAAGGAAGAAAAAAATGGTCTCAGAATGCGTTTCGAATTAAACGCTGTCCCTTTAGAAAAATGGATTGAAAAACAAGAAAGATTAAATAGATTTTTTGTCAAAGGTCTTGAATCAGAATTTATTATCGTCGATAATAAAAAAGAATTTGATTTTATTCTCTTTTATTGA
- a CDS encoding single-stranded DNA-binding protein — MNHCLIQAVINSTPQMRYTKENQTPIAEMIVNFKGLRSEDPTRDLKIIGWGNIAQEMVNELKEGQNIVIEGRLKMNSVTRKDGTKEKQPELTASKIHQISPVDFIKSDQTENNEAFENKETSKESSWDSSPLVPEVDEIPF, encoded by the coding sequence ATGAATCATTGTTTAATTCAGGCGGTCATTAATAGCACTCCCCAAATGAGGTATACCAAAGAAAATCAAACTCCAATTGCAGAAATGATTGTTAATTTTAAAGGATTACGTAGTGAAGATCCAACCAGAGATCTCAAGATCATAGGATGGGGAAATATTGCCCAAGAAATGGTAAATGAACTAAAGGAGGGGCAAAATATTGTTATTGAGGGACGTCTAAAGATGAATTCTGTCACTAGAAAAGACGGAACGAAAGAGAAACAACCAGAACTAACAGCTTCAAAAATTCATCAAATATCGCCAGTTGATTTTATTAAGTCTGATCAAACAGAAAATAATGAGGCATTTGAAAATAAAGAAACCTCCAAAGAATCTAGTTGGGATAGTTCACCTTTAGTACCTGAAGTGGACGAAATACCTTTTTAA
- a CDS encoding precorrin-6A/cobalt-precorrin-6A reductase, translating to MQNQGNCYKNVWILSGTSDGPVIANRLLELNYSVFASVLTYKAGQAYIENPKLHIITGKLNNKYQIINFINKNKITCVVDATHPFAVIISKNLNNACKEINTPLLLFERNSLINNTNNFFYIDHLKDINNVEIENKNILLAIGSRFLNDTANYYMNCKANVFTRVLPTYESITKAFGSCIKNSNIAILEPSKNNKSILEKKLCDFWEIDYVLCRESGSYSQKNWESIVSRSKMKLFLVKRPKVKNDYSYSFDQYHNLINHIIKKY from the coding sequence ATGCAGAATCAAGGAAATTGCTACAAAAATGTTTGGATCCTATCAGGAACTTCGGATGGACCTGTAATAGCTAATAGGCTTCTTGAACTTAATTATTCAGTCTTTGCAAGTGTTTTAACTTATAAAGCAGGGCAAGCTTATATTGAAAATCCAAAGTTACATATCATTACGGGGAAATTAAATAATAAATATCAAATAATCAATTTCATAAATAAAAATAAAATCACATGCGTTGTCGATGCTACGCATCCGTTTGCCGTAATAATTTCTAAAAATCTTAATAATGCATGTAAAGAAATTAATACACCTCTTTTACTATTTGAGAGGAACTCTCTAATAAATAACACTAATAATTTTTTTTATATTGATCATTTAAAGGATATAAATAATGTTGAGATAGAAAATAAGAATATTCTTCTCGCAATAGGATCAAGATTCCTTAACGATACAGCTAATTATTATATGAATTGTAAAGCAAATGTATTTACAAGGGTACTTCCAACTTATGAAAGTATAACTAAAGCTTTTGGATCATGTATTAAAAATTCAAACATAGCGATACTTGAACCGAGTAAAAATAATAAAAGCATTTTAGAAAAAAAACTTTGTGATTTTTGGGAGATAGATTATGTCCTATGCAGAGAATCTGGAAGTTATTCTCAGAAAAACTGGGAGAGTATAGTTTCTAGAAGTAAGATGAAGTTATTTTTGGTTAAAAGGCCGAAAGTTAAAAATGATTATTCTTACTCTTTTGATCAATATCACAATTTGATAAATCACATAATTAAAAAATATTGA
- the cutA gene encoding divalent cation tolerance protein CutA, with amino-acid sequence MITTESSNANALRMAKLLIQNKLAACVSIKQIFSIYKWDDDIEENKEFEITIKSKLEFKDYLIEFLNKNSTYDVPQIIYKKYHAEMKYYDWLNKTI; translated from the coding sequence ATGATCACAACTGAATCAAGTAACGCAAATGCTTTGCGAATGGCCAAATTACTAATACAAAATAAACTTGCAGCTTGTGTTTCGATAAAGCAAATTTTTTCAATTTATAAGTGGGATGATGATATTGAAGAGAATAAAGAGTTTGAAATTACAATAAAAAGTAAACTAGAATTTAAAGATTATTTAATTGAATTCTTAAATAAAAATTCAACATATGATGTCCCTCAAATTATTTACAAAAAATACCATGCTGAGATGAAATATTATGATTGGTTGAATAAGACTATTTGA
- a CDS encoding adenosine kinase, with translation MKESFRHFGHKKVDLIGLGNAIVDIIVNIEDEFLEINNLDKGSMNLINSDESQRLLENCKVIKQISGGSSANTVVSLAELGNHVQFIGRVKNDQFGNFFSEDIKKSKTIFNTPPTIEGAPTAHSIILVTPDAQRTMCTYLGASVEFEPKDIDFTVIKESKYLYLEGYLWDSELAKKAFIKAAQIAKQSNTKIILSLSDSFCVDRHRESFLELIYEYVDIVFCNESEVLSLFKNDKLASCQEDLSSLCELVIVTLGSNGSLIVNKSNFEIIESITKGKIIDTTGAGDIYAGGFIHGLINKCSLKKCGEIASICAGQIITQLGSRSDIDLKELIK, from the coding sequence ATGAAGGAATCCTTTAGACATTTTGGACATAAAAAAGTTGATCTCATTGGTCTGGGTAACGCAATAGTAGATATTATTGTAAATATTGAAGATGAGTTTCTTGAGATAAATAATCTGGATAAAGGATCAATGAATCTAATTAATTCTGATGAATCTCAGAGATTGTTAGAAAATTGCAAAGTAATCAAACAAATTTCAGGTGGGTCCTCAGCAAATACCGTTGTTTCTTTAGCAGAATTAGGCAATCATGTGCAGTTTATAGGAAGAGTGAAAAATGATCAATTTGGGAATTTCTTTTCTGAAGATATAAAAAAAAGTAAAACTATATTTAATACTCCACCTACTATTGAAGGTGCTCCAACAGCTCATTCAATCATTTTGGTTACACCTGACGCACAAAGAACTATGTGCACTTACCTAGGTGCATCTGTAGAGTTTGAACCAAAAGACATTGACTTTACTGTAATTAAGGAAAGTAAATACTTATATTTAGAAGGATATTTATGGGACAGCGAATTAGCTAAAAAAGCTTTTATTAAAGCCGCCCAAATTGCAAAACAATCTAATACTAAAATAATCCTTTCTTTGTCTGATTCATTTTGTGTAGATAGACATCGTGAGAGTTTCTTGGAATTAATTTATGAATATGTAGATATTGTTTTTTGTAATGAATCTGAGGTGCTAAGTCTATTTAAAAATGATAAATTAGCAAGCTGCCAAGAAGACCTATCTTCCTTATGTGAATTAGTTATAGTAACTCTTGGAAGCAATGGTTCTCTGATCGTAAACAAAAGTAATTTTGAAATAATTGAGTCAATAACGAAAGGCAAGATTATTGATACTACAGGAGCGGGAGATATCTATGCGGGAGGATTTATCCATGGATTAATAAACAAATGTTCCCTTAAAAAGTGCGGAGAGATAGCTTCAATTTGTGCGGGACAAATAATTACGCAATTAGGATCTAGATCAGATATTGATCTTAAAGAGTTAATAAAATAA
- a CDS encoding adenylosuccinate synthase, producing the protein MANVVVIGAQWGDEGKGKITDLLSRSADVVVRYQGGVNAGHTIVVDDKVLKLHLIPSGILYKNTSCLIGSGTVVDPKILLKEIDMLIDNGIDISGLKISSTSHVTMPYHRILDEAMESDRGSNKIGTTGRGIGPTYADKSQRNGIRIRDLLNKERLSDVIEIPLREKNGLLEKIYGIKPLKLEDIVEEYLDYGERLSKHVVDCTRTIHAASKNKKNILFEGAQGTLLDLDHGTYPFVTSSNPISGGACIGAGVGPTLIDRVIGVAKAYTTRVGEGPFPTELQGSINDQLCDRGSEFGTTTGRRRRCGWFDGVIGKYAVSVNGLDCLAVTKLDVLDELDEIQVCIAYDLDGEEIDYFPTNSDDLKKCKPIFKKLKGWQCSTADCRKLSDLPENAMNYLRFLAELMEVPIAIVSLGANRDQTIVIEDPIHGPKRALLR; encoded by the coding sequence TTGGCCAATGTTGTTGTAATCGGAGCCCAATGGGGTGACGAAGGAAAAGGTAAAATAACGGATTTACTTAGTCGTTCGGCAGATGTTGTCGTTCGCTACCAAGGAGGAGTAAATGCAGGTCATACTATAGTCGTAGATGATAAAGTCTTAAAATTACATTTAATTCCCTCAGGGATACTTTATAAAAATACTTCTTGTCTAATTGGTTCGGGAACTGTTGTAGATCCAAAAATCTTGCTTAAAGAAATTGATATGTTAATTGATAATGGAATTGATATCTCAGGATTAAAAATTTCATCAACATCACATGTAACAATGCCCTACCACCGAATATTAGATGAAGCGATGGAATCTGATAGAGGTTCAAACAAAATAGGGACAACAGGTCGTGGGATTGGTCCAACTTATGCGGATAAGTCACAAAGAAATGGAATTAGGATAAGAGACTTGCTCAATAAGGAAAGGCTAAGTGATGTGATCGAAATTCCATTAAGAGAAAAAAACGGTCTACTAGAAAAAATCTATGGCATTAAACCACTTAAATTAGAAGATATTGTTGAAGAATATCTTGACTATGGGGAAAGATTATCAAAGCATGTTGTTGACTGTACGAGGACTATCCATGCAGCCTCAAAAAACAAGAAGAATATTCTTTTCGAAGGTGCGCAAGGAACTCTACTTGACTTAGATCATGGCACTTATCCTTTTGTTACCTCATCAAACCCTATATCAGGAGGGGCATGTATTGGGGCTGGAGTGGGTCCCACTTTAATTGATAGAGTCATAGGTGTCGCAAAAGCTTATACCACAAGAGTAGGTGAAGGGCCATTCCCAACAGAATTGCAAGGGAGTATTAATGATCAACTCTGTGATAGAGGCAGTGAATTTGGAACTACTACTGGGCGAAGAAGAAGATGTGGGTGGTTTGATGGAGTTATTGGTAAATATGCTGTATCTGTAAATGGTCTTGATTGTTTAGCTGTTACGAAACTAGATGTGTTAGATGAATTAGATGAGATTCAAGTTTGCATTGCATATGATCTCGATGGAGAGGAAATAGACTACTTTCCTACAAATTCAGATGACTTAAAAAAATGTAAGCCAATCTTCAAAAAATTAAAAGGTTGGCAATGTTCAACGGCAGATTGCAGAAAACTATCTGATCTCCCAGAGAATGCTATGAATTATCTAAGATTTTTAGCTGAATTAATGGAGGTACCAATTGCCATTGTCTCTTTGGGGGCGAATAGAGATCAAACTATAGTAATTGAAGACCCAATTCATGGTCCTAAAAGAGCACTGCTAAGGTAA
- the psb27 gene encoding photosystem II protein Psb27, whose product MLLKWTSKLFFKNLTKAISFAISLIVVFTLFSSPSIAAKTSMTGDYTKDTISVVKTLQTAVDTPKDSPNKDEVRSEALTLITDYISRYRNRGMVNKTQSFTTMQTALNAMAGHYKNFASRPLPDKLKERLTKEFSLAEKMVLRES is encoded by the coding sequence ATGTTACTGAAATGGACATCAAAATTATTTTTTAAGAATCTTACCAAAGCTATATCTTTTGCAATATCCTTGATTGTTGTTTTTACACTATTTAGTTCCCCTTCCATAGCTGCAAAAACCTCTATGACAGGTGACTATACAAAGGATACGATTTCAGTTGTTAAAACATTACAAACAGCTGTTGATACTCCAAAAGATTCTCCAAATAAAGATGAAGTAAGAAGTGAGGCTCTTACACTCATAACTGACTATATTTCCAGATATAGAAATAGAGGGATGGTGAATAAAACGCAATCATTTACTACAATGCAAACAGCATTAAATGCTATGGCAGGTCATTACAAAAACTTTGCAAGTAGGCCTTTACCAGATAAACTTAAAGAGCGATTAACCAAAGAATTTTCTCTTGCTGAAAAAATGGTTTTAAGAGAAAGTTGA